The genomic region GCCGGCCTGGAAAAACGGCGTGTCGCCGGACGCCTCGACGAAATTGCCTTCCGGATAAACCAGAAACAGCCGCGGCTCGCCGCCCTTGATCTGGCCGCCGACGACAATGGTGCCCGAAAACTGGCTCTCGGCCGCCTGTCCGGTTTCTGCTGACGTGGCAATAACCTCACGAAGCGTCTTGCCGACCAGGGTAGCAACCTGAAACATGCTCGGCACCTCGATGATCGAGGGATTGCGTTCAGACGGTGCCTTGCTGCGTTCGTCCAGCAGGCTGACCACGGACTGGGTTGTCGCCAGATTGCCGGCCGTCATCAGGGTGATCAGCCGTTCCCCCGGAACTTCCCAGGTGAACATCTTCTTGAACACGGAAATGTTGTCGACACCGGCATTGGTCCGTGTGTCGGACATGAAGACGATACCCTTGTCGAGCTGCAAGCCAACGCAGTAGGTCATGAGGTGCGGTCCGGATTGAATGGCCGGCGGAGAATCCCGCCGATACCGGCTTTTACTGCTGGACCTGGATGTTCACAAGCATCTTGTCGTTACCCCTATCGCCCTTGCCGTGGTGCAGGCCGGTGACCGGCGCCGCCTCCCGGTAATCGAGGCCAACGGCAACCCGCACGTAACGTGCATCGGAGGAAATGCCGTTCGACACGTCGAACCCGACCCAGCCAAGCCCGTTGAAATACACTTCCGCCCATGCATGGCCTGCTTCCTGGTCAACCCGGTCGTTCATCATCAGATAGCCGGAGACATACCGCGCCGGAAACCCCAGCTCACGGGCAAGCCCGATCAGGATATGGGTATGGTCCTGGCAAACCCCCTTGCCCACTTCCAGCGCTTCTTCTGCGGTCGTCTCGCTGCTCGTCACACCCGTTTCATAAGACACAGCGTTCAAAATCAGCGCCGAAAGCGCATGCAACTGGGTCACATCCGTTTCATGATCTGATCCCGCTTCACGCAGCAGCGCCCTGCCCCTGCTGGCGGGCTGGGTGAGCGGTGTCTGACGCTTGTAGTACCAAAGCGGCGCAAAGCCCGCATGCTCGCCGACAACCCCTGCCGTATCGCGGGTTTCCACCTCCCCTTCGCAGGCAACCGTGATCTCTCGGGATTCCCCGTGATGGGCCGCAAGGATTACCTCATTGCGGTGCTGGTCGGTAAACCGCAACTGTTCTTCCGCGCCATTGAGCGTGACCGTCCAGCCCACAACGTTCTGGATGGCGTGCTGGCGCGGCATCATCCGCAACTCCATCAAGCCGTAAGACACGGACGAAGCGTGCAGATATTTGGTTTCATGGCGGATTTTCAGCAGCATCGCTCTACTCTGTGAACCGGTAGTCGGCCTCAATCTGCAGGCCAAGGGCATTGTTCCGGGTGATGAACTCGGCAATGTATTCATGCAGACCCCGTTCGAAGACCGAGGCGATCGTCAGCGACCGCAATTCATCATAGATCTCCTGGGCCATGTCGTGACAGTCATGGCGCGCGCCATAATCAGATTCCAGATAGGCCAGATTGGATCGGATCTTGCCATAACAAAAGGCAAGTGCTCTCGGCATGCGCCGGTCGAGGATCAGAAATTCGGCAATCGCCGCCGCATTGGTCTCGCCATTGTGCACATGGCGGAAGGAGCGGTGCGCCGATACCGAACGCAGAATGTTCTCCCATTGCACATTGTCAAAGGCAGATCCCACCGGCATGGCCGAGGGCAGCAGCACGTAGTATTTGACATCCAGGATACGGGCGGTGTTGTCGGCGCGTTCGACAAACGTGCCGAGGCGGGCAAAATCATAGGCATCGTCACGCATCATGGTTCCGTGCAATGCGCCACGCACCAGCGCGCTTTGCTGGCGGATCGTGTTGAGAACGTCCGGCAGTTCGCGTTCGCCCACCTTGCGTTGCAGCACGGTGCACACCGCCATCCAGCATTCATTGGTTGCCTCCCAAACCTCACGGGTGAGCGCGGTGCGCACAAGACGCGCATTGGTACGCGCAGCAGTAATGCAGGAAAGTACGCTTGTGGAACTGTCCGTCTCACGCAACAGGAAATCGACCACGCCGGCCTGGTCGAACGCCTCGCTCTTTTCAAGATAGGCATCCCGCACACCGGCTGTATCGACCACAGAAGCCCATTCATCGCTCGATGCGTGGGGCCTCGTCAGCGACAGCCGAAGACCCGCTTCGACAAGGCGCGCAACATATTCGCTGCGCTCCAGGTACCGGAACATCCAGAACAGCCCGCCTGCGGTCTTGCCCAGCATCACTCTATTCCCCCAGCACCCAGGTGTCC from Salaquimonas pukyongi harbors:
- a CDS encoding proteasome-type protease codes for the protein MTYCVGLQLDKGIVFMSDTRTNAGVDNISVFKKMFTWEVPGERLITLMTAGNLATTQSVVSLLDERSKAPSERNPSIIEVPSMFQVATLVGKTLREVIATSAETGQAAESQFSGTIVVGGQIKGGEPRLFLVYPEGNFVEASGDTPFFQAGETKYGRPILVRAYDAGMSFAEAVKLLLVSFDSTIKANLSVGLPIDVQIYEADSFKRGLEKRITADEPYFQLVSSGWGEALKTAFASLPDPEL
- a CDS encoding alpha-E domain-containing protein; the protein is MLGKTAGGLFWMFRYLERSEYVARLVEAGLRLSLTRPHASSDEWASVVDTAGVRDAYLEKSEAFDQAGVVDFLLRETDSSTSVLSCITAARTNARLVRTALTREVWEATNECWMAVCTVLQRKVGERELPDVLNTIRQQSALVRGALHGTMMRDDAYDFARLGTFVERADNTARILDVKYYVLLPSAMPVGSAFDNVQWENILRSVSAHRSFRHVHNGETNAAAIAEFLILDRRMPRALAFCYGKIRSNLAYLESDYGARHDCHDMAQEIYDELRSLTIASVFERGLHEYIAEFITRNNALGLQIEADYRFTE
- a CDS encoding transglutaminase family protein — translated: MLLKIRHETKYLHASSVSYGLMELRMMPRQHAIQNVVGWTVTLNGAEEQLRFTDQHRNEVILAAHHGESREITVACEGEVETRDTAGVVGEHAGFAPLWYYKRQTPLTQPASRGRALLREAGSDHETDVTQLHALSALILNAVSYETGVTSSETTAEEALEVGKGVCQDHTHILIGLARELGFPARYVSGYLMMNDRVDQEAGHAWAEVYFNGLGWVGFDVSNGISSDARYVRVAVGLDYREAAPVTGLHHGKGDRGNDKMLVNIQVQQ